The sequence AATTCATACACAGATGAGGACCTAGCAGGATTCTGAGGGCCATAGAAAGAGACAGAGCCAGGCAGACACACAGTGTTCAAGGTCAAGAACCAATTCTACCACTAACTCCTAGGGTCCTTGAACATGTGTTTAGTCTCGCCGAATtccagttttctcacctataaaatgaaatgtCTGGAGAAGCTGCTAATAtccttttcctcttctaaaattctatgatttaagatttctcttttgtaaggtatttttttaaggttacaTTTGCTTCAAGGCTCCTATTCAACACAGACAAAAGCAGAACACACCATTACCGAAAGTATTCATGCAAATACACTGCAGAGCTCCTTCATCAGGCCACTGCGTCCTCTACTTGTTTCTCTGGCATTCAATTAATTCACTGGAGAAAAGTTATTACATAAGCTAATGCATTTCCACACATCTTCATATTTCCAGTCAATGACAAGAAGATATATCAGACCTACGATGTTGGCAGCTGAGTTTTTCCCCAGGACAGAACTTGGAACGAAGATCCTAGAGCACCGCTTACCTTGAGGCCCCAGGTTTGACTCCCAACATGTCCCAACTGTCTTTACTGTTTCGAATTCTGCGAATGGTGTCTGCTTGTTCTTTGGTGAAACTAGCATTGCTATTCGTGATAGGACGTTTCCCTCCATTTTCACATAAGTCAACTATGGATACATAAAAGGTCTGCAAAAAGAAATCATCCCAGAGGAGAACTGATTTTATGAAAATAGGAATTTCCTTTAAGCATaacttaaagaattttaatatattacaaTAACTTAAAATTCACCATAAAGCAAATATATAGTttggaaggtttttttcttttatcttatatgtatgtttatgtgtatatgcaCAAAATACACAcgcttgtgtatttttttaacacaCAAAAGTATAAGGAATAAACTTTAAATGGCTCATAATCTTCCTCTCAAATAACACTCTTGAGGTGAAAAGGTAGTAGGTGAACACTGttagaaaaattcaaatagtaAATGAAAGTGTAAAATGAAAACTGTCTTCCTGCCCCTCAAGTTCCTCTCCTAGAAGTAaccattgttaatatttttgagtATCTTCCCAGAAAAATTTTCTATCAGAATACCAgtatatcagggcacctgggtggctcagtgggttaaagcctctgccttcggctcagatcgtgatcccaggggcctgggattgagccccgcatggggctctctgctcagcagggagcctgcttctacctgcctctctgcctatttgtgatcttggtttgttgaataaataaataaaatctttaaaaaaaaaaagaaaagaataccgGTATATCCATCCCTACACTAAAAACTGACATAAGAGAAAGCAGATTAAACATACTGCTTAGCTCCTCAAactttttcacataaaaatacagaggcacctggctgttttagttggtagagtgtgcaactcttgatcttggtgctGTTGGGAATagagattacatttaaaaaaaaaaaatcttttaaaaaatataccttGGACTCTTTCTCTAGAAAGTGCATATAGACACTTTCCTCATCCTTTTTAATGACTGTTCAGTATTTCACTGTGACTgtatcttaatttatttaaccaactcCCTATTTCCCCAACTGACAAGTCAATTATTTCTAGGTGTTGCTATTACACACAGTGCTTTAATgaatactctgtgtgtgtgtgtgtgtgtgtgggtgggtgggtgtgtgtttgCACACTTGTGGAGATGCTGCTTTCAGATAAATTCCTAAAAGGAGAAGTACTAAGTAACAGTGTAGAGgcattttgatttttgattttgacAACTGTCCTACAAAATGTGTCAGTTTACACCATCACAGGGTCCAACACTCTATTTCTCTGTCCCCTTGTCACTATGGGGCATTCTCACACAGCTTCACTTTTGCCAAACCCATGTGTAGCGCACAGTTTGGATTTAAAGTTTCTGTAAGTGAAACTGAGTGTCTTTTCATACGCTTAgtgcctttcctttttctctaaattgttcagattctttgcccatttttttgatgtttttcaaAGCGAAAACTATTTTTTGATCCTGCTCATAGTTCAGTTACTATTGTTGGAAAACTTTGCTCAAAAGTCTCATTTAATACACTAGAcatctcttcttccctccatctcttttttaatctctcttctttttcagatatgtctATAATTCCTGTCATTGTccaaaatttttccatttctcttagaCTCCTCCTTCTTATCTCCAGTAATAGCTAATAGACTTGACAACCTAAACAAGAAGGCTGATTTGTGAGCAGGGTGCCAAAGGAAAAGCCACAAGAtaacaagacaaaagaagagtTAATGTGATTAGTCTGTCTTACTCTGCTCacaaagtgaaaaagacaaaactaagtTCCTTTCTGACATAGTGTCTAGAAGTGtataggaaacaaagaaaatatgaattaaattgaGTCAGCAGGAAAGCACTGTTTCTAAGCGTTTGcttacatagttttttttttttttttttacattccttGTTAGCCTGTTTTTAAACAGACTGTTTTATCCCTGAGTGCTACCCTGGATTTATCTGAAAGGATAAAAGCAACCTAAAAGTCATCACAGTTCACTGATGTTTGCTTGTGTTCTGTATCAGTAAGGTTTTCTTCTAGTTTATCAGttaaactaaaatataaaccCTCCCAGATCTCTGAGGACACAAGCATTCACTGGTAGCACACATGGTTTAGAAGCGCCAGCTGTGGTGTGGTGTACAAAACAGGAGAATTGAAGTCAAGGGTCTGTTTACATTCCACATCTGAGTTCCAGCCATGATGGAGTGACAGGGACCAGGCTAGAACTCCTGCCATAAACTACTATGAAAATGGACAGATAGAGCAAGAAACTATTTCCAGGTAGTGGACAACAGCAAGCACAGTACTGCCCCTCAGTTTCTACCTGGAGCCCATTTCCTGGCCATGTCACAGAGAGCTGGTCTGAGCAGTCCCACAGTCCCACTgaatgaaagagacagagatcagagtTTAAGGATACTGAAGGGGCTGGAATCTGCAGAGCAGGGCattggagaggaaggagaaaggcaggATTGGGCCCCAGAAGTCCATGTGACGGTTCCCCACTGGTCTGTAGCTGCGGCCCAGGCTATAAATGCACCGGGTGAGATCACCTGAGGTTGACCATGGGATTGAGAAGAGAACCAATATACTAGAAGTCTAGTGGTGTTTTGGAAAGAGGCATTCCAGGAACAGTACAGTCTGACCTTGCTAGAGTGCAGACATTGCTTACTATTTCATTGGTATCCTGAGTATCTAGCTGAGATACCATAGAAAGACTATGGCTTGGTAGTAAACTCATCCTGACAAAACCGAAAACCAAGAGCTGACAAGGTCTAAAAGGAGACAGAATTTGAAGGTTGAGTTCTACCAGATTTGAAGGGCTTAGACAACAATTTGGGCTTCCTTCAGATCCTTGCTAtgaaagcaaaaaaccaaacccatGCAAATTCAATGTAATCTGTTGGTAACTGCCCGCTGAAATTAAGAACCAATATTCTgctgaggaaaataaagaatctaGAGCCTCTACAATGCATTATTCACAGTGTCTTGGTATTCAATCAAAAATCACTATTCATACAAAGACACAAGAAAATATGATCCATAGTCAGgcgaaaaaaaagaaaaaaaagctgtcaaCAGAAACTGGGCCCAAGATGATTCAGATATTGGACCTAgcagacaaagactttaaaggagctattataaatatttcaaagagataaaggaaaacaTAGTCTTAATAAGTGAACAGATAGAGAATCCCAGCAGAGAACCAGGATCTACACAAGAAAATCAAATCCAAATCCTAGGACTGAAAAGTATGGAGTTGAAAAATTCACTCAGATTTAAAAGCAGCTGAAAGTCAGACCAATAGAGACTATATGAtccaaaatatagagaaaaaggaaagaaaaataacatagtcTCAAGGACTATGGGACAAAAAGAAATGGCCTAATACACATGTAACTGGAGTCCAGGAAGGAAATGagtgaaaataaactaaaaaaattttgaacaaaTGATGATAAAAAACACCTACTTAGCTCTCCGAGAAACTCAACAAATACCAAGCAGGATAGATATAAGGAGAATCACATCTAGTCACACAGTCCAAAGGCAAAagccaaagataaagaaaaactctTGAAAGTggctagaggggaaaaaaatccccaacACATTATGAACAAAAAACCAAGAGTACGAATGGGTACTAACAACTCATGAGTTGCAAGAGAGGCCAGAAGAGAATGGACTACATCTTTCAAGGGCTGATAGAAATTTAATCTTCAACAGCTGTTATTTATacccttggacaagtcacttcagcACTCTTAGATGttataaaatctgaaatgagaataaaaccTGCTACACACTAAATCTCAAATGAGATGAAACACGTAAACTTCTCCAGAATAGTAAAACACTACTCAAATGATCAAGTACCGTTACTGCACATAAATAGGTACAAACTCACACAGGTTCATGTACTCAATAGAACAGGATGTGGCAAGCCAACATCAACCTTATTTGGTCTTGAAACAGAAGCTATGATGCCCGATTCAAACTGTCAGCCAAGGATGAAACCTGTCTTCTAATACGGGCAGTGACAccttaagagaaagaaattcagcataaaagattaaataaaatcccACTCAATAATTAAGAACAACTCTTTAAAGTATAGCTACATTATTTGAAATGCTAAAAATTCCCAAAATAtcaagatatattcagaagagaaaaaatgcaTAATTCATGTCACCACTTACTTCCAAATGTATCTGTAATCAAGAGTTGACTttataatttactattttaaaaaagccttGTTCTGGGGGTGCTTGGGGGcacggttggttaagcatctgaatcttggtttcagctcaggtcgtgatctcagagtcatgagatcaagctccacgtcaggctccctgctcagctcgggagtctgctggagtttctctctctctccgtccctctgcccctcctgctcatgctctctctttttctctctctctcaaataaataaataaataaataaataaaatcctttttaaaaaaaggtcttgttctgggcacccaggtggtttagttggttaagtgtccaattcttgattttagctcaggtcatagtctcagggttgtgaggtcaagcccgcATTGGACTCTGCGCTAGGCACAGAGTccgcttcagattctttctctccctctggccctcccctctccttctctaaaaaaaaaaaaaaaaaaaaagtaaataaataaccttgGCCCTTAAAATTATTCAagattagtaattttttaaaaatcaccatctATTCAGGTTGCAATATGAGTACACCCTTCCATTGTCTACTTGGTGGATAGGACCTTATTTTTACGTGTGATTGGCGGGACTCTGCAATGCCAGGCTCCTATTCTCTAACTGTGCCCTTGCAAAATAGGATTATATCAGCTACAGCAAGGCAATTTCGCCAAAGTAATCCTTCCATCTACCTATTCATGCAAATGTAACACCATTAACCAAAGGGAGTTCTCAAGAAAATCTTTGTTCTATTATAAGTAAGTATATTATAACAGTTGTTAAACTTGATGATCATCAGAAATCACCTGGAAAGCTTTTTCAAAATATAGATTCTCGAGCTCCAGCACAAGCACTAAGCTTCCAGTAGTTTTAGAGcctggaaatctgtatttttaagaatttcccAAAGTAATTCTGATGATCAGCCAGGTcaggtctcaagtacacagcaGGCAGATagataccacacacacacacacacacacacacactctctctctctctctctctctcaatctttttcTCACCAGCTTCTGAAAAGAACAAGCTTATTCCAATGCGAAATTCCTATTACATTTTTGCTTCTCataatttaaactaaaatttgGCATGGTCAGCCTCGGAACAAACAAAACGATGCCAGCTTACCTGGAACATCTCATTGATTCCCTCTCCAGTCTGTGCTGAAGTTTCAAAGTACAGGAAGCCTTTGCTTTCAGCCCACAAACGCCCTTCACTTTCATCTACACAGCGGTGCTTGGTACAGTCAATCTGAAACAGAAAtttgggggacagagagaagaccCCAACCTTGATCCACTAGCACAGGCCCTGTGAGGTTTTCATCAATCTTTTACTGAGGCCAAAACTACTCTTACATGAACTCCAGCACCAGTATATACAATTACGAGGACCAAAGGAGACCAAAAAATTGCCCATATTGAACACAGACTGATTTTCTGTGGCAAAATAACAAATGCCTGCTCCCGCGCTTCCCACTTTATCCTCGAAGAAAACTGCTCACCTCAAATTCACCTCTGTGAAAGTTGGCTTCATGAGGTCTCCCACACTCAAGTCTGTTTTCCATTCCTTTCCATAATCCATGCTGCACACCTAACTACTGTCCCTTCTCTAATCAAGGCCAGAGTGTAATTATTAGgatccccttctcctgctctgtcACTAATACCCTTCCCCATGTACAGCaccagaaaaaaatggataaatacccCAACATATgggaatttctgtttttattctttgttttaggGATGTATGTTTTGAAAATCTGTTGATTCCTATAGCATAGAataaggatttctttctttctttttttttcatttgttccccaAAACTCAGAGCTGCACTCTTCCCATAATAGATCTGGAAAGTTGAGCATACAATGTCCAAAGCAGTTACCTTGTTGGCACACACTGCAAATACAATATTTTCCATGTTTCCGTGAGGTCCAAGATCCTGCTTCATCTCTGCCAGCCACGCATCAAGGGCGTCAAAGGAATCTTTCTGCCCAACATCATAGACCAGTATTACACCCTGTGTATCCTTGTAAAACTCATTACGAACCTTCACAGAAAAGAACAGATGTGCAAATTGGAGGTTTTGTGATTTTATAATATATCTCACcatcattaacataacaaagggCATTCTTTTGTGCATACATAGTATTTGCTATTGTATCTCAGTATCTACTGGTCTTTAGAGgactttttataaaatcaaagtaACATGATAAGAAAAACCCTACGAGGACAAGGTCTTGTAATGAACGTAACATTAACATTCCCGCCTCAGCCCTTCTCACCTCCAGCTCCACTCCCTAGAGGCAATCCATCTTTAATTCTTGTTAGTAgatcttaaaataacacaaattctATAGAATAAAGCTCTTCTCAGGAAGAATGAAGAACTTCAGGCAAAAATGACACAAGCGTCAGCAAGAGTTATGGCCATTTATGTACCAGAGCctggagcagactccctgggaTGCTGGGTAGAGCTTCCCTGACTCTAGGGTCTCCACACTAACTTCAGAACTCCAAAAGCAGAGCCCCAGTGGTGTAATGGCTCTAGAGTCAAACCTGGGGTCACTCTTACTTATTAgttgtgtgatttggggcaagtcacttaacctctctgcatCCGAGTGTCCTCATCTATCAAATGGGGACAGTACTACTTCCTTCACGGGGTAATTCCGAGGATTATATGAGATGATGAAGGCAGAGCGCCTACAGTGCCTGTGAAACAATGTCTATTTATTTGCATCTTCTGCCTTCGTTTCTCACCCTCCTCTGATGGTCCACCTTCAATATTTTGGCTAGAAATGGCAACTCACTTCTGGGGCATATCTATAATTCCAGGAAGAGGCAGCACGAAGTATAGGGCACAAGAAAGTGGCAGAGGAAGGATCAGTCGAGTGGGTGCGTAGTAACATTGACAAACCAGGGGTTTCAGGCCAAAACTCCAGTAAGAACCTTGACAGAGGCCATGTATTACTCATTCGTCTCAGAGAGTCCAGTCTGCACATGCCCATACCAGTCTGTTGTAAGAAATGAAGTCTTCTTACACACATCAGGCACGAAATTTAGGTTTCTGAGTATAGACAGATGCCTGGGCCAAGACGGCAAATGGCTATTAATTTGTAGAAACAGAAGCAGTTATCTCCTAAATTAAAAGCAATTAAATCAGAAAGAATTGAAGTGACGAGCAGCAGGAGTCTTCTCCCCTCAGTCCTCAAGGTCCTCAGCCCACCTGCAGAAGTGAAAATGGGCCTCTGGCTTCTTCCCCGAAACTCTTGCTGCCTTGGCTCCCATACGCCACGCTCTCTAGGTTCTTTCTCATCTGGTCTCTTACCAAATCCTCCTCTCTCCATTGCTCCCACGCCAGCTGGCTGCTCTAATTCCCCTAATCCCACCCCAAACCCTCAGCCTTTCTTTTTCAATCCTTCCTTCCAACTCAGACAACAAAACCACCTGCATAATTTCAGCTGGGAGAAGCTCCAAGGTGAGCCTTTTCATCTGTGCTTCCAGAGCTGCTTTTCTAGTTAACTCTAGACTCTCCCCGCTCAATGTCTTGCTGGAATCTCAAATCCAATATGTACAACAGGAAACCCTCCAACTTATTCCCTCCCaatcttttccttcccttgaaCTTCTAGTGATGAAAGGAGCACACCATTCTTTGAGCCGTGTGGATTGAAAGTCTAGTGTTCACCTTTgctgctttcctctcctttttcactCTGCAGGTACAAACAATCCTCTGCCAGATTTCCTGCACCTGTCacttcctttccatttccatgtGCCAACATTACACTACCTCTTGACTACTACTGCAAGAATTTTCTAAGTAACCTCCCCAGCAACATAATACAcattacatatttatcttttcgAAGCCCTGGTTCAAAAATTCTTTAGTGTTTCCCTACTGCCAACCccttaaatttcaaattcttttaactGGTGTTGAAAGCTTCTGATCAGTCCCCCACCGGCTTCCCAGTCTTATCCTTCTCCTACCTCCTGTCCTTCAAAGTGGATAATCTCTCATTCCCTAAACCTCCCCTGTGTTTCTCTAACTCCGTCTCGAAACAGACACctctttatctttaatctttCAAGTTTAGCTATGACACTGCATCTTTCATGGAGTTTTTCCTGCCCCACACCTTATCATCTAATCCCGAACCCCTGCCAAACAGAATCTAACCCCTGTATCCCTGAAATACCACAGCCTTTGTGCTTCTAGTAGTGCCCATATTACTTCCTGTCTGGTGTTATAGTTGGTAGCATACACAGCTGCCTTTTCCAGTAGGCCGCAAGTGACAGGCATGTGTCTTGATACGTCTGTCTTTGTGTCAGCCAACAGGGCCTACCAGGTGTAAGTATTCAAGACATTTTAAATCAAGAAGAGCTGAATGTAGGGAATGTAAGCAGAAGTCAAAGAATTTCAAAGTGCAAATTATGCTATCCAGAGGGAGATTTGCGTGTAAATAGAGGTTTAGGCAAGCCTCATGGATTTCTCTTTCAACGGACTCAAGTTCAAGTCTGGGCTCAGCAACTGGCTACCTCTGTAGTCTTAAGTAAGTGGTTTTACcacctccagctttggtttttcccatctgtaaaataaaaaaggagaagcCTCAATGGTCCCCCACAGCTTTCTTACTCTCAGCTCCCAAGACAGCTCTCTGATGTTAGTCCTGGAAGTCTTGCAGCATCCAAAGTTTAATTAAATAGGATGCTAAGGGAATTGGGATTATTTCTTAGAGCAGGGATGGCAAACTTTCTAGCTTGTAGGCCACAGAAAGCTGTTAGTTTAATAGCACTCAGGCCTCAAGAACTTTCTACAGACTGTCTAACTCATACCAGCAAGTCCCAGAATGATGTGTGCATCAGTGGAAGCAAAATTGCTGTTAAGACACAGGCCTGGCATTCCCTCGCAGTCCTCTCTTTGACACTTTCCTCTGAGAGTGCTCTTTCACATGCTAAGCAGACGGGCCTCTCTCAGTAGGCCCTTTGGGTAAACCTGTTGAGAGGACAGATGACAGTAGTAGCTTCAATGGAAGACAGGCCGCCAGGATGGGGGGAAGCCAGGGATCATGACAATGGCTACAGACGCTTCACCCACTGTGTGCCGAGCAAAAATATACTTTGGTCAGTTTGGGCCTTAGGGAGAAGATGGCTTTGGTCTTGTCAAAAAGGAGGGTTTGAGCTATGGACAagtaaatatttgacaaaaaagaaaaaattgaagctATTCAGAGAAAAGTTACTTCAGAAGTGGTGATTTCAAGAAGCTTCTATTAATTATACTGTTATCTTTTTGAGCTGCTGGGGGGGAAAGCTATTGTAATTTCAATTTGCATGGTAAGACGTCCAGTGTCTAATGACAGAAAGTAAAGAACACTCAGTGCTTTTCACTAGACAATATCTGGAATGTTGTGCTCAGTTGTCATCTCCCCATTAGCTAACTAGAGGTTATCTACAAAGGATGTTGAGAAGCCTAGCTAGGGCAGGGCTAGAAAATATTTTACCTGAAAAGGAGCAGATtaacaaattttagaaaagttCCATTGTAGAAGCACAGACTCAGTCTATGTTGTTCTAAAAACAAGCCCAAGATCAATAGTGAAAGTCAAAGGAAGGAAGCCTTCAAAAGGGAGTTGTTAATCTAGAGTTTTTAACAGTGAAAAGGATGAACTTGTGAGACAGTATGACCTCATCATTAGAGACATTCATTCTCCAAACTATTACAGTCTGTACAACTCAAAACTATCCTGTGTATCACATCATCCCTGGATTCCCACCAATCTACGTACTTCTTACTTATCCATCAAAGCTTACTTTAAATGTTGCTTCCTTCAACAAGGCTTCCTGTCCTCCCAGATACTAGGCTAGATATTAAATGCTCCCAAGCATTCTGTCATTTGTTTAATATCCGTCTTCTTTGACATATTTAtgttccatgaggacagggactgTGTATTACCAGCATCCAAACTGACACACTGGTATGCGGTGAATGAATGGCAGCCATCGATCAGGAAGGTATAAAGCATAAAAGCAACAgtcctttgaaatttaaaatgtcttatctAAGTGTTTAAAACATTAGCAATGGAATTTCCTACCACTATCTAAGGGGATGGAACAAAAGACCAACAG comes from Mustela nigripes isolate SB6536 chromosome 7, MUSNIG.SB6536, whole genome shotgun sequence and encodes:
- the DNAJC27 gene encoding dnaJ homolog subfamily C member 27 isoform X2, yielding MEANMPKRKEPGKSLRIKVISMGNAEVGKSCIIKRYCEKRFVSKYLATIGIDYGVTKVQVRDREIKVNIFDMAGHPFFYEVRNEFYKDTQGVILVYDVGQKDSFDALDAWLAEMKQDLGPHGNMENIVFAVCANKIDCTKHRCVDESEGRLWAESKGFLYFETSAQTGEGINEMFQG
- the DNAJC27 gene encoding dnaJ homolog subfamily C member 27 isoform X1; protein product: MEANMPKRKEPGKSLRIKVISMGNAEVGKSCIIKRYCEKRFVSKYLATIGIDYGVTKVQVRDREIKVNIFDMAGHPFFYEVRNEFYKDTQGVILVYDVGQKDSFDALDAWLAEMKQDLGPHGNMENIVFAVCANKIDCTKHRCVDESEGRLWAESKGFLYFETSAQTGEGINEMFQTFYVSIVDLCENGGKRPITNSNASFTKEQADTIRRIRNSKDSWDMLGVKPGASRDEVNKAYRKLAVLLHPDKCVAPGSEDAFKAVVNARTALLKNIK